TCATCAGTTTTTCCTTAAGGTATAAGTGGCCACACTatcaaaccccaaaaaaatcaCTGATCATCGTTATGAAAATGGTTGGGTTTAAGAtgaatatgtttgtttttcaaaGTTACAAGTCATGGACCAACCATCCAACTGCACTCGTGAGAACCAGATAACCAACTAACGAGATATATCAATGCCAGTAAATAGATTTCCCCATTTATATTTCAATAACCAATGAACAATTAGCAAACTAGCTTACCTTCTGGGATGGAAACTATTCCAGAGCTGCTTCTGTTATCTGTAGAGTCGGAGTCTTGCATGGTTAGACGAATTTCCTGCTTACTGTGAGACGAATCCTCTCCCATCacattttccaaatcatcactGACTAACCCCACCTCATCATATGGCTCACTATCATTGAGACATATCGATCCCTGCTGATCTCCAAAAATGTAATCTATTTCATTAACCTCTACTGATTTTTCTTCTATTTGACTTTCTACAAGAGTATGTAACTGTGGGAGGTATTCTGAAGCAACAGGAAGATCTAGATTCATTTGTTCATCAGAGTTACTTCTTATGCTGACATTGTCATCCGCAACTACCTTAGCCGGGGTAGCTATAGAAAATGCTTCACCATCTTCTGGACTCTGATAAAACAAATACTTAAGTTCCGGTGAGGAATGAATCCTTCCCAGAGATTTTGGTGAATCCCGCTCTTCTGCTTTCAATTGCATACCAGAGATAAGATGTTTGGCTTCTCTGTTGATGGTAGACTCATATAATTGACAATATCTATCCAATGATTCATTGAGAGATGATGTTCTACTAATGGAGCGCCTTCCACTCTTTCCAGTGGAAGGAACAGAATAATCGCTCCTGCAACTACTTCCAGGACTTGCTTTACCATCTGTATTGGGTGAAGAAGTCTTCAACTGATCCGCTAACTCCTTCAAGTCTTTAGAAAACCCATGCCTATGAGGAATTTTGTGAAGGAGTGCATCCATGGAGATTCGATGTCTCTCATATTTGCTCTCCCTGATTGCATGCTTTATCTTCTGTTTAAGGTCCCTAAAACGTTTGATTGCTCTTCGGTTCCTCTTCGGGGAGTGGGATGAAGAGGAACTATCACCAATTTCAGCCATTGATTGGTTAAACTTAAGAACCACATCTGCCCTGTACTCTGTGGCGATTGATGGCACCGACTGTCTACACATATCTTCAGTAGACTCATACTCTGACTTTGGGTCTTGACTTCCAACTTGCAGCTCCCTATCTTTTGCATGACCTTCACCACCATCTTGCTTGAGCTTCAGTCTGCCAGGACCAGAACTTCTTCTGTCTGAGGAGCCAGGTAAAGGAAATGACACAGACTTATTGTATCCCGTTCTCGATGCCCGTCGGCTGTGGAAGTTATGAGCCAAATGTGAGCTAGGATCTTGTAAGACTTTCAAGAAGAACTCTTTGTTCATGTTGATAATATCCAGAGCATCCCGGAAGTCCCTGGACTGCTGGAATGAAGTACTATTAGTGAGTTCCGTTGCCTGTGATGGCATCTGCTTCAACAAATCTTGCTTTGTTTCATCTGACCCTTCCTGAAACAGTTGCAGATTCTCGATGAGTGGCTTCCCAGACCCATCAACCTGCTTATCCCCCATGTAATTCTGATAAAGCATAGTGCCATGTTCTTCATATTTTTTCTCACTGCCAAATGGTTCCTGACAAGTCTTTTGTAGCACGACACCTGGTGCACTGGCACTGGAAGAGCTTTTGGTGTTCTCATCAGCAATTTTAAGACTTCCATCAGTTAATGCAACATCAGAGAGGATATCCTGTTCTGAAAGCTCCAAGTGATGAATGGAATCAGTTCGCTCGAACTGTGATCTTATTGGATAGGTTGAGCTTCGCTTATGTCGTCCCCTTCTCCTCAGCATCTCTTCAGAAAGGCGTGCTCTTAACCAGGACTTAACAGAGCTTTTGGCTATTGGGGTGGACTGTGTCGTCTTCTGTTCAACATGATGATGTGAAAATAGAAATGTTACATATCCAAATCAAGGCATTTTAGACACCAACAACTGACAGGTCCTCAATGAATGAGGTGAATAATGGCTGAGATAGTGAGATGCCATAATTAATTTTTGCAAAGAAACATGATTtgttaatgatgccaacagcaaaaaatcaataaaacttACAACAGATCCTTCCATTTCAGTGTCATTATTTTCTGTCATTATACCAATATTTGAGGCATCTACATCACTTCCAGTATGTCCTTCCCCTACAAATAATAACAAGTAGTCATAGAAGATGAATCTTTAAATCAATGTCACGAAAAACTTAACCTTAAGATGTTTATTATACATGATACAAGTTGCACTTGCACAGAAGATCTACTATGACAAAACAATCCACACCATCGAACCGTCTTACAGAATTTTGTAAACAATTGGACAGCAGCCATATTAGATGCTTAATATCTTCCTATGGGATAAAGTCAGTTTGTCTCAGCCAATAGATTGTATACCTATTAGGGGGAAATTCAAGTTCAAAAAACTTGCCCATCTACTACAAACATTAGATATTTCTCATATTGCGATGCATATGATATGTCTCATAAAGTAGCGAAAACAAAAAATCTCCCAAAATTAGAAGCAAAATGATGCAAGTAAGTTAAGAATTAGTTAGGATCAAGTTTAATTACCCATAGCAGGGTTGGTATCACCACGCCTTCTGTGTGGAATCCTCTTCTTGACATGATGCCAGTGATGGTACTTAAGCACATGAAGTATGCTCCACATGCATCCTGGATGATTGTTCTGCATAGCAATGCCCGATTGTTTGTGACGCACTTGCTTCCCCATTGTTCACAGATTTCACCTAGTGAACCTGCCTGACTGGCCAAAGACTTCAGCTACAGGCTTGTTAAACCTGATCCAAAGTCACATGTGAATGAATGTCGGACTTCCCCGCACAAACTACATGTTTCATTGCTAGAGCAGGACTTATACATTCAACGTCGCCTAAAAAAAGTTCTAACATACCGAACTGAACGATGGCCTGTTGCCTACAAGTACAAGAAGATTATTCAATGTGATCAATTGTGCAAATGAGAAAAATTTATCCCTTGACAAGCCAACAAGACAAATCCACATCATTTGATCTTGTGAACATGAAAAGTTTTATGATTATAGTTTGTCGATGAACCAAGCACCGAaagacacacatatacatacatctaTGGTgtatatatccaaaaaaaaaagaaagaagaaaaaaagagagaggattcTGGGGGAATCAGAACGAGAAATCAAATCACGTTTCAGGATCACCACGCATATATCCGAATAATGCACAAACCACATATGTATTCGGAACATCAAGATTTTGTTAATTAACATAAAATATGTTAAAAGGAAGATGaaaattatataacaaaagTAAGAAAGAATTCCATAAAGTACCCATTGGAGGAGACTCGAATGCCATTACAAAGCACAGAAACTTCTTCGTATCGATTGAGAGAGACACAGAGAATTCTCACTGTTTGCGGAATTCTGATTAACCAAATCAATTACAAAATGGGGAATAGAAAACAAATAGAGATTCAGACCCTTGCTTTGCGGTATGGAACTGATATTTGTCTGGTCCAAATTGGCGTTTTACTTCTGCTTATGAAC
The window above is part of the Tripterygium wilfordii isolate XIE 37 chromosome 3, ASM1340144v1, whole genome shotgun sequence genome. Proteins encoded here:
- the LOC119995703 gene encoding uncharacterized protein LOC119995703 isoform X1; protein product: MGKQVRHKQSGIAMQNNHPGCMWSILHVLKYHHWHHVKKRIPHRRRGDTNPAMGEGHTGSDVDASNIGIMTENNDTEMEGSVKTTQSTPIAKSSVKSWLRARLSEEMLRRRGRHKRSSTYPIRSQFERTDSIHHLELSEQDILSDVALTDGSLKIADENTKSSSSASAPGVVLQKTCQEPFGSEKKYEEHGTMLYQNYMGDKQVDGSGKPLIENLQLFQEGSDETKQDLLKQMPSQATELTNSTSFQQSRDFRDALDIINMNKEFFLKVLQDPSSHLAHNFHSRRASRTGYNKSVSFPLPGSSDRRSSGPGRLKLKQDGGEGHAKDRELQVGSQDPKSEYESTEDMCRQSVPSIATEYRADVVLKFNQSMAEIGDSSSSSHSPKRNRRAIKRFRDLKQKIKHAIRESKYERHRISMDALLHKIPHRHGFSKDLKELADQLKTSSPNTDGKASPGSSCRSDYSVPSTGKSGRRSISRTSSLNESLDRYCQLYESTINREAKHLISGMQLKAEERDSPKSLGRIHSSPELKYLFYQSPEDGEAFSIATPAKVVADDNVSIRSNSDEQMNLDLPVASEYLPQLHTLVESQIEEKSVEVNEIDYIFGDQQGSICLNDSEPYDEVGLVSDDLENVMGEDSSHSKQEIRLTMQDSDSTDNRSSSGIVSIPEDSEDSSHFSNAVDGLPNQQEDKSSIDIKDVGIWRKQEIDSDVFNLQVDAKYKPTFNYVRDILELSGFSGSESLGTWHSDDQPVDPSLFEEVEGCMLLDPDCSGQEEGGYCNHLLLFDLTNEVLMDIYERSYTYCPMQLSSLSHIRPMPVGHHVLKEVWTNISWYLGSRPNFDWSLDYVVSRDLGKDDGWLNLQFDTECVGLELEDFIFDDLLEEIIRA
- the LOC119995703 gene encoding uncharacterized protein LOC119995703 isoform X2, giving the protein MCLSTITGIMSRRGFHTEGVVIPTLLWKTTQSTPIAKSSVKSWLRARLSEEMLRRRGRHKRSSTYPIRSQFERTDSIHHLELSEQDILSDVALTDGSLKIADENTKSSSSASAPGVVLQKTCQEPFGSEKKYEEHGTMLYQNYMGDKQVDGSGKPLIENLQLFQEGSDETKQDLLKQMPSQATELTNSTSFQQSRDFRDALDIINMNKEFFLKVLQDPSSHLAHNFHSRRASRTGYNKSVSFPLPGSSDRRSSGPGRLKLKQDGGEGHAKDRELQVGSQDPKSEYESTEDMCRQSVPSIATEYRADVVLKFNQSMAEIGDSSSSSHSPKRNRRAIKRFRDLKQKIKHAIRESKYERHRISMDALLHKIPHRHGFSKDLKELADQLKTSSPNTDGKASPGSSCRSDYSVPSTGKSGRRSISRTSSLNESLDRYCQLYESTINREAKHLISGMQLKAEERDSPKSLGRIHSSPELKYLFYQSPEDGEAFSIATPAKVVADDNVSIRSNSDEQMNLDLPVASEYLPQLHTLVESQIEEKSVEVNEIDYIFGDQQGSICLNDSEPYDEVGLVSDDLENVMGEDSSHSKQEIRLTMQDSDSTDNRSSSGIVSIPEDSEDSSHFSNAVDGLPNQQEDKSSIDIKDVGIWRKQEIDSDVFNLQVDAKYKPTFNYVRDILELSGFSGSESLGTWHSDDQPVDPSLFEEVEGCMLLDPDCSGQEEGGYCNHLLLFDLTNEVLMDIYERSYTYCPMQLSSLSHIRPMPVGHHVLKEVWTNISWYLGSRPNFDWSLDYVVSRDLGKDDGWLNLQFDTECVGLELEDFIFDDLLEEIIRA